Proteins from a single region of Felis catus isolate Fca126 chromosome B4, F.catus_Fca126_mat1.0, whole genome shotgun sequence:
- the NAB2 gene encoding NGFI-A-binding protein 2 isoform X1 yields the protein MHRAPSPTAEQPPGGGDCARRTPQPRPKPGARAMALPRTLGELQLYRVLQRANLLSYYETFIQQGGDDVQQLCEAGEEEFLEIMALVGMATKPLHVRRLQKALREWATNPGLFSQPVPAVPVSSIPLFKISETAGTRKGSMSNGHSSPGEKAGSTRSFSPKSPLELGEKLSPLPGGPGAGDPRIWPGRSTPESDVGAGGEEEAGSPPFSPPAAGGVPEGTGAGGLAAAGAGGGPDRLEPEMVRMVVESVERIFRSFPRGDAGEVTSLLKLNKKLARSVGHIFEMDDNDSQKEEEIRKYSIIYGRFDSKRREGKQLSLHELTINEAAAQFCMRDNTLLLRRVELFSLSRQVARESTYLSSLKGSRLHPEELGGPPLKKLKQEVGEQSHSELQQPPPGPESYAPPYRPSLEEDSASLSGESLDGHLQAVGSCPRLTPPPADLPLALPAHGLWSRHILQQTLMDEGLRLARLVSHDRVGRLSPCVPAKPPLAEFEEGLLDRCPAPGPHPALVEGRRNSVKVEAEASRQ from the exons ATGCACAGAGCGCCCTCCCCCACAGCCGAGCAGCCGCCGGGCGGAGGAGACTGCGCCCGCCGGACCCCGCAGCCCAGACCCAA GCCCGGTGCCCGAGCCATGGCACTGCCTCGGACACTGGGGGAGCTGCAGCTGTACCGGGTCCTACAGCGCGCCAATCTCCTTTCCTACTATGAGACCTTCATCCAGCAGGGAGGGGACGACGTGCAGCAACTGTGTGAGGCCGGTGAGGAGGAGTTCCTGGAGATCATGGCACTTGTGGGCATGGCCACCAAGCCCCTCCATGTCCGGCGCCTGCAGAAGGCACTGAGAGAATGGGCCACCAATCCAGGGCTCTTCAGCCAGCCTGTGCCTGCTGTGCCTGTCTCCAGTATTCCACTTTTCAAGATCTCCGAGACTGCAGGCACCCGGAAAGGGAGCATGAGCAATGGGCACAGCAGCCCAGGGGAAAAGGCAGGCAGTACCCGCAGTTTTAGCCCCAAGAGCCCCCTTGAACTTGGAGAGAAGCTGTCACCACTGCCTGGGGGACCTGGGGCAGGGGACCCCCGGATCTGGCCAGGACGGAGCACTCCAGAGTCTGACGTTGGGgcgggaggagaagaggaggcagGATcaccccccttctccccacctgcagCGGGAGGAGTCCCTGAGgggactggggctggggggctggcagcagctggagctgGGGGTGGTCCGGATCGACTGGAGCCAGAGATGGTACGCATGGTGGTGGAGAGCGTGGAGAGGATCTTCCGGAGCTTCCCAAGGGGAGATGCTGGGGAGGTAACGTCCCTGCTGAAGCTGAACAAGAAGCTGGCACGGAGCGTGGGGCACATTTTTGAGATGGACGATAATGACagccagaaggaggaggagatccGCAAATACAGCATCATTTATGGCCGCTTTGACTCCAAGCGGCGGGAGGGCAAGCAGCTCAGCCTGCATGAG CTGACCATCAATGAGGCTGCTGCCCAGTTTTGCATGAGGGACAACACGCTCTTACTGCGGAGGGTGgagctcttctctctgtctcGCCAAGTGGCCCGAGAGAGCACCTACCTGTCTTCCTTGAAGGGCTCCAG GCTTCACCCTGAAGAATTAGGAGGTCCTCCGCTGAAGAAGTTAAAACAGGAG GTTGGAGAGCAAAGTCATTCTGAACTCCAGcagcctcccccaggccctgagtCCTATGCACCCCCATACCGCCCCAGCCTGGAGGAAGACAGTGCCAGCCTGTCTGGGGAGAGTCTGGATGGACACTTGCAGG CTGTGGGGTCATGCCCAAGGCTGACGCCGCCCCCTGCTGACCTGCCTCTGGCATTGCCAGCCCATGGGCTGTGGAGCCGCCACATCCTGCAGCAGACACTGATGGATGAGGGGCTGCGGCTAGCCCGCCTCGTCTCCCACGACCGCGTGGGCCGCCTCAGCCCCTGTGTGCCTGCGAAGCCGCCTCTCGCAG AGTTCGAGGAAGGGCTGCTGGACCGATGCCCTGCCCCAGGACCTCATCCCGCTCTGGTGGAAGGTCGCAGGAATAGCGTAAAAGTGGAGGCTGAGGCCAGCCGGCAGTGA
- the NAB2 gene encoding NGFI-A-binding protein 2 isoform X2 — protein sequence MHRAPSPTAEQPPGGGDCARRTPQPRPKPGARAMALPRTLGELQLYRVLQRANLLSYYETFIQQGGDDVQQLCEAGEEEFLEIMALVGMATKPLHVRRLQKALREWATNPGLFSQPVPAVPVSSIPLFKISETAGTRKGSMSNGHSSPGEKAGSTRSFSPKSPLELGEKLSPLPGGPGAGDPRIWPGRSTPESDVGAGGEEEAGSPPFSPPAAGGVPEGTGAGGLAAAGAGGGPDRLEPEMVRMVVESVERIFRSFPRGDAGEVTSLLKLNKKLARSVGHIFEMDDNDSQKEEEIRKYSIIYGRFDSKRREGKQLSLHELTINEAAAQFCMRDNTLLLRRVELFSLSRQVARESTYLSSLKGSRLHPEELGGPPLKKLKQEVGEQSHSELQQPPPGPESYAPPYRPSLEEDSASLSGESLDGHLQEFEEGLLDRCPAPGPHPALVEGRRNSVKVEAEASRQ from the exons ATGCACAGAGCGCCCTCCCCCACAGCCGAGCAGCCGCCGGGCGGAGGAGACTGCGCCCGCCGGACCCCGCAGCCCAGACCCAA GCCCGGTGCCCGAGCCATGGCACTGCCTCGGACACTGGGGGAGCTGCAGCTGTACCGGGTCCTACAGCGCGCCAATCTCCTTTCCTACTATGAGACCTTCATCCAGCAGGGAGGGGACGACGTGCAGCAACTGTGTGAGGCCGGTGAGGAGGAGTTCCTGGAGATCATGGCACTTGTGGGCATGGCCACCAAGCCCCTCCATGTCCGGCGCCTGCAGAAGGCACTGAGAGAATGGGCCACCAATCCAGGGCTCTTCAGCCAGCCTGTGCCTGCTGTGCCTGTCTCCAGTATTCCACTTTTCAAGATCTCCGAGACTGCAGGCACCCGGAAAGGGAGCATGAGCAATGGGCACAGCAGCCCAGGGGAAAAGGCAGGCAGTACCCGCAGTTTTAGCCCCAAGAGCCCCCTTGAACTTGGAGAGAAGCTGTCACCACTGCCTGGGGGACCTGGGGCAGGGGACCCCCGGATCTGGCCAGGACGGAGCACTCCAGAGTCTGACGTTGGGgcgggaggagaagaggaggcagGATcaccccccttctccccacctgcagCGGGAGGAGTCCCTGAGgggactggggctggggggctggcagcagctggagctgGGGGTGGTCCGGATCGACTGGAGCCAGAGATGGTACGCATGGTGGTGGAGAGCGTGGAGAGGATCTTCCGGAGCTTCCCAAGGGGAGATGCTGGGGAGGTAACGTCCCTGCTGAAGCTGAACAAGAAGCTGGCACGGAGCGTGGGGCACATTTTTGAGATGGACGATAATGACagccagaaggaggaggagatccGCAAATACAGCATCATTTATGGCCGCTTTGACTCCAAGCGGCGGGAGGGCAAGCAGCTCAGCCTGCATGAG CTGACCATCAATGAGGCTGCTGCCCAGTTTTGCATGAGGGACAACACGCTCTTACTGCGGAGGGTGgagctcttctctctgtctcGCCAAGTGGCCCGAGAGAGCACCTACCTGTCTTCCTTGAAGGGCTCCAG GCTTCACCCTGAAGAATTAGGAGGTCCTCCGCTGAAGAAGTTAAAACAGGAG GTTGGAGAGCAAAGTCATTCTGAACTCCAGcagcctcccccaggccctgagtCCTATGCACCCCCATACCGCCCCAGCCTGGAGGAAGACAGTGCCAGCCTGTCTGGGGAGAGTCTGGATGGACACTTGCAGG AGTTCGAGGAAGGGCTGCTGGACCGATGCCCTGCCCCAGGACCTCATCCCGCTCTGGTGGAAGGTCGCAGGAATAGCGTAAAAGTGGAGGCTGAGGCCAGCCGGCAGTGA
- the STAT6 gene encoding signal transducer and activator of transcription 6, which yields MSLWGLVSKMPPEKLQRLYVDFPQHLRHLLGDWLENQPWEFLVGSDTFCCNMASALLSATVQRLQASAGKQGEGSAILQHISTLESIYQRDPLKLVSTFKQILQGEKKAVMEQFRHLPMPFHWKQEELKFNTALQRLQHRVGETRLLREALQPSAEAGQVSLRNLIDAPASGTGQSEALATLLQETVGELEATQALVLKRIQIWKRQQQLAGNGAPFEESLAPLQERCESLVDIYSQLQQEVGAASGELEPKARAVLISRLDEVLRTLVTSSFLVEKQPPQVLKTQTKFQAGVRFLLGLRFLGAPAKPPLVRADMVTEKQARELSMPQGPGAGAESTGEIINNTVALENSIPGNCCSALFKNLLLKKIKRCERKGTESVTEEKCAVLFSTSFTLGPNKLPIQLQALSLPLVVIVHGNQDNNAKATILWDNAFSEMDRVPFVVAERVPWEKMCETLNLKFMAEVGTNRGLLPEHFLFLAQKIFNDNSLSMEAFQHRSVSWSQFNKEILLGRGFTFWQWFDGVLDLTKRCLRSYWSDRLIIGFISKQYVTSLLLNEPDGTFLLRFSDSEIGGITIAHVIRGQDGSPQIENIQPFSAKDLSIRSLGDRIRDLAQLKNLYPKKPKDEAFRSHYKPEQMGKDGRGYVPATIKMTVERDQPLPTLEPQMPTMVPTYDLGMAPDSSMNMQLSPDMVSHVYPPHSHSIPSYQALSREDVLPAFQEPHLQMPPNLSQMNMSFDQPHPQGLLPCPSQEHAVSTPEPLLCSDVTMAEESCLSQPIRGFPQGTWVGEDMFPPLLPPTEQDLTKLLLEGQGESGGGSMGTQPLLQPSHYGQSGISLSHLDLRANPSW from the exons ATGTCTCTGTGGGGTCTGGTCTCCAAGATGCCTCCGGAAAAACTGCAACGGCTCTATGTTGACTTTCCCCAACACCTGCGGCATCTCCTGGGCGACTGGCTAGAGAACCAGCCCTG GGAGTTCCTGGTCGGCTCAGACACCTTCTGCTGCAACATGGCTAGCGCTCTACTTTCGGCCACTGTCCAGCGCCTTCAGGCCTCAGCCggaaagcagggggaggggagcgccATCTTGCAACACATCAGCAccctggag AGCATATATCAAAGGGACCCCCTGAAGCTGGTGTCCACTTTTAAACAAATACTTCAAGGGGAGAAAAAAGCTGTTATGGAACAG TTCCGCCACCTGCCAATGCCCTTCCACTGGAAGCAGGAGGAGCTGAAGTTTAACACAGCCCTGCAAAGGCTACAGCACCGGGTGGGGGAAACTCGCCTTCTCCGAGAAGCTCTGCAGCCCAGTGCCGAGGCTGGCCAAG TGTCTCTGCGCAACTTGATAGATGCTCCTGCCAGTGGAACTGGGCAAAGTGAG GCCCTGGCCACGTTGCTGCAGGAGACTGTCGGGGAGCTGGAGGCCACCCAGGCCCTGGTGCTGAAGAGAATCCAGATTTGGAAGCGGCAGCAGCAGCTGGCAGGGAATGGTGCACCCTTTGAGGAGAGCCTGGCACCACTACAGGAGAG GTGCGAGAGCCTGGTGGACATTTATTCCCAGCTGCAGCAGGAGGTGGGTGCGGCTAGTGGGGAGCTTGAGCCCAAGGCCCGGGCAGTGCTGATTAGCCGGCTGGATGAAGTCCTGCGAACCCTCGTCACCAG CTCTTTCCTGGTAGAGAAGCAGCCCCCCCAGGTTCTGAAGACTCAGACCAAGTTCCAGGCTGGGGTTCGATTCCTGCTGGGCCTACGGTTCCTGGGGGCCCCGGCCAAGCCTCCACTGGTCAGGGCTGACATGGTGACTGAGAAGCAAGCAAGGGAGCTGAGCATGCCCCAGGGCCCCGGGGCTGGAGC AGAAAGCACTGGGGAGATCATCAACAACACCGTGGCCCTGGAGAACAGCATTCCTGGGAACTGCTGCTCTGCCCTGTTCAAGAACCTG CTTCTGAAGAAAATCAAGCGCTGTGAGCGGAAGGGCACTGAGTCTGTCACCGAGGAGAAGTGTGCCGTGCTCTTCTCCACCAGCTTCACACTTGGCCCCAACAAACTCCCCATCCAGCTCCAG gctctgtctctgcccctggtgGTCATTGTCCACGGCAACCAAGACAACAATGCGAAAGCCACCATCCTGTGGGATAATGCCTTCTCTGAGATG GACCGTGTACCCTTTGTGGTGGCTGAGCGGGTGCCCTGGGAGAAGATGTGTGAAACTCTGAACCTCAAGTTCATGGCTGAAGTGGGGACCAATCGGGGGCTACTCCCAGAGCACTTCCTCTTCCTAGCCCAGAAGATCTTCAATGACAACAGCCTCAGCATGGAGGCCTTCCAGCATCGTTCTGTGTCCTGGTCACAGTTCAACAAG GAGATCCTGCTGGGTCGTGGCTTCACCTTTTGGCAGTGGTTCGATGGTGTCCTGGACCTCACCAAACGCTGTCTCCGGAGCTACTGGTCTGATCG GCTGATCATTGGCTTCATCAGCAAACAGTACGTCACTAGTCTTCTTCTCAACGAGCCTGATGGAACATTCCTCCTTCGCTTCAGCGACTCAGAGATTGGGGGCATCACCATTGCCCATGTCATCCGGGGCCAGGATG GCTCCCCACAGATAGAGAACATCCAGCCATTCTCTGCCAAAGACCTATCCATTCGTTCACTGGGGGACCGAATCCGGGACCTTGCTCAGCTCAAAAACCTCTACCCCAAGAAACCCAAGGATGAAGCTTTCCGGAGCCACTACAAGC CTGAACAGATGGGTAAGGATGGCAGGGGATACGTCCCAGCTACCATCAAGATGACTGTGGAAAG gGACCAGCCACTTCCTACCCTGGAGCCCCAAATGCCTACCATGGTGCCCACTTATGATCTTGGAATGGCCCCTGATTCCTCCATGAATATGCAGCTCAGCCCAGATATGGT GTCCCACGTGTACCCACCACACTCTCACTCCATCCCCTCATACCAAGCCCTCTCCCGGGAAGACGTGTTGCCAGCCTTCCAGGA ACCTCACCTGCAGATGCCCCCCAACCTGAGCCAGATGAACATGTCCTTTGACCAACCTCACCCACA GGGCCTGCTCCCATGCCCGTCTCAGGAGCATGCCGTGTCCACCCCTGagcccctgctctgctcagaTGTGACCATGGCAGAAGAGAGCTGCCTGAGCCAGCCAATACGAGGGTtccctcagggcacctg GGTCGGTGAAGACATGTTCCCACCCTTGCTGCCTCCTACCGAACAGGACCTCACCAAGCTTCTCCTGGAGGGGCAAGGGGAATCAGGGGGAGGGTCCATGGGAACCCAGCCCCTCCTGCAGCCCTCTCACTATGGGCAGTCTGGGATCTCACTGTCCCACCTGGACCTACGGGCCAATCCTAGTTGGTGA